The DNA segment CTTGCCGGCCAATGCCCCACCGGCGCTGTCAGGGCGAGACGATTGCGGCCAGCCGGGCGTTGCCGCGCTGCCTACCTGCACGCGCCGCGGCGTCAATGGCAGTGATGCGCTGCTGGTGCGATTCGGTGGCAGCGGGCGCGCGCAGGATCCGACGCTGCCGGACCAGACCATGATCGATTGCAGCGGATATGCGTTGCCGGCGGTGAGCGTCGGCGGATCGGCCGGTGGCGCAGCCCGCGCTTATGCGGGGGAGAGCCTGATCTATATCGCCATCGGCGCGGATGGCGAGCCACAGCTGTTGTGCCGCTATGCCAGCCGGCGCGACGGGCGGGTGCTGGAGGGAAGCTGGACTTCGGGCGCCCTGGTGCGTGGCGTGGAGGCCATGCAGTTGCGATACGGCATCGATACCGATGGCGATGGCAAGGCCGACGCGTTCCTGCGCGCCGAGGAACTGCGCGCCAGGGGCGACGCGGCCTGGCGCGAGGTACTGGTGGTGCAGATGGCACTGGTGCTGCGCGGTGAGCGCCCACTGGCGCTGGCGGCAGCGCCGGCCGTGCTTACCTTGTTCCCACCGGGCGCGCATGCCGGCGCAGGCCTCCATGCCGACGACCTCTTCTTCTCGCCGCATGACCGGCCTGCCTTGATGCGCCGGGTGTTCTCGGCATCCGTGCGCCTGCGCAATACCTGGCCCTGCAGGCAGACACTATGCTGAGCGCCACGGTTGCGCCTTGCCTGCGGCGCGGTAACCGGGCCGAAGGGAGCACCACGCTCCTGCTGACGGCCACGATGCTGCTGCTTGTGGCAGCCACAACCCTGGCTGGCCTTCAATTTCTGCTCGCCAGCAGGCAAGTGGTCACTTACCAGCTCGAACAGGAGATCGCCTTTCGCGCGGCCGAGACGGCATTGCTCGACGCGGAAGCGGAATTGAAGGCGGCGCTCGGCAACGGCGCGTCCGGAGTAGATAGCCGCCTTGCTGCTTGGCCACCGCCGGGCCAATGCGGCGCCGGCACGCAGCGGGGACTTTGCCGGCCCGCTCCGGGCAGGCCGCCGCCATGGCTGAATTGGCTCGATTCGCGCCGGCCGGATGAGACCACCGGCATCGCGATGGGCACCTTCAGCGGCGTTACCCTGCCGGCCCTGCCACCCGGCGCGGCTGGCGCGGGCGCCATGCCGCGGTACGTTGCCGAGCTGATGCATGAACGCCCCCCTGGCGAATGGCTGGGATCGTCCTACACGCCGGGCACGGGGCAACGGCTGCGTTTTCGCATTACTGCGCTTGGGCTCGGACGCGACGCGGCGGTACGCAGCTTGCTACAGAGCGAGTTCCAGCCATGACGCACTTCACCCGGCACCACAAGTCGCTGATTGCGCTCGCCGCCGGACTGCTGTTTGCTGGCACGGCACCGGGCGCGGGAAGCACGCCACCTTTCCTGGTACCGCCTCCCAAGTGGATACCCGGCTGGCCGGGCCACGCGGCGTTCGTCGTTGAGCACGGCGCGCGCGCTGCGCTGGCCTGGCTGGGCATGCGTGATGGCACCCTACGCGCGTTCAATGCGATGTCCGGCGACGAAGTACTCGCTTACCAACCGCGCCCAATGCGAAAACAGGGCCCCACGCCCTGCCCCCACCCCGAGGCTGCCGACGTCTCACTCGAACCCGGCCGCTGGCGCACCGTGCTGCTGTGTGGCCTTCCGGCGAACGCAGCCGACCCACAGGCAGGCGTTTTCGCCCTCGACATCACGAATGCAACGGCGCGGCCACCAGTAGGACCACTCTGGGAGGCCAAGGCTTCCGACACGCTGCCGCTGGCCCCATCGGGCCCCGTCCGCGCATTGGCGCTCTCCACGCATGAAGGCCCGCGCTGGTACGCCATGGTGACGCTGGGCGCATCGGAAGGTCGCCAAGCCCACCGAGGGTTGCCGCATCGCGATCCGCCGGGGCAACGGGCCGGCATCGCCATCCTGCCCCTGGACAAACCCACGCACGCGCCGTGGCAAGGACGTCATGCGATACAGCAGCTGCTCCTGCCGGCCGGCGGTTGCGAGAGCGCAGGACCCAACCCCGCGCTGCTTGCCGCGAGCATCCTGCCAGATACTTCCGGCGTGGCCCTGGCGGCGTATGCGGTGGATGCCGCCGGCGGGCTCTGGCGTTTCGACTTGCGCGGTGCGATGCCATGGCGCGATAGCGGCCGAGGCGTCGACTGCATCTACCGAATGGACAACCCAGCGCCTTCGTCGCGCGCAATCGTGCCCCCCGCCCTGATCAGCGCCGCCGGCGGCCACCTGGTGGTTTACGGAAACGGTACCCATGTCAGTGCGGTCTTCGACAGCACGGCTCTCGCGCACGCAGGTAGCCCAAGTCACGGCGGCGCGCGTATTGTGGCCCAGCCTCAAGGAGGCGGCGTGGTGCTGCGCCGGCAGGCTCACGCGCCGGATATTCGAGGCCGACCAGCATCCACCGCTGGCTGGTACTTGCCTCTTCCCAATCCCGGCGAGCGCCTGGAACGGCTTCTCCCCGCCGACCCGGGCTACCTCGGCTTTGTCACCCGAACGCCCGACGCACGCCAGCGCGCGTACCTGATCCACGCCCTGAGCGGCGAATCCACTGCCAGCGCGCAGGCTGGCGGGCCTCTCACTCATGTAGCAACCGGGTTCGGGGCCAGCGCCACGGCGACCGTCGTTCTCGAACGCGCGGCACTACCACCACAGCCTGCGCCGCAACCGGGCGTCACGTCGCGTGAGGACGTGACCCTCACGCTCTGGTCCTTGGAGAAAGGAAGCGCCGTGCCACTGAGCCGCACCGTCGCCAGCCGCCGCACCGGCCGCCTCAGCTGGCGCGAACTGATCGGCTCCGGGTCGCCGTGAGACTCGGACACGCCTTCCAGACCAACCCACCGCCAACTACGCCACCGCATCCCGGACCCCATCCATGACACCTTGTCACCGCCCAGCCGGCTTCACCCTGCTCGAGTTGCTGATCACGCTGACCGTCTGCGCAATCCTTATGGCAATGGTGATACCTGCCTGGCACCAGCATATGGAACGCGGCAGGCGAGCCGAGGCGCGCAGCGCGCTGATCGGCTTGATGCTGGACCTGGAGCGCCACGCGCTCGCCACCATGACCTTCGCCGCCCAGCCAGGCGGCGCGACGGCTGCCGGCAAATGGCCGCGGTCGGTGCCCGCCCAGGCGGCGCGCCCGCGTCACTGGATCAATGCCAGTGCCTGCCCGGGCAGCGGGCTCGCGCATTGCGTGGAACTGCGCGCCGTGCCGCAGACGCCGGATGCGTCATGCGGCACGCTGATTCTGCGCAGCACCGGCGAGTGGCTTTCCCAGCCCGCCTTTGCCGCGGAGCCGGTGCCGCTGCCCCGGGCGTGCTGAGGCGGTCGTGCGTCGGCTCTGGCACCGGAATTGGCACCGGCATTCGCGTCGCGGCGCAACGCTTGCCGAACTCCTCACCTGCGTGGCTGTGCTGGCCATCCTGGCGGCGCTGGCTTTCCCGTCGTGGCAGCGCCTGCAGGCGCGCCAGCAGGTGATGCTGGCGGCAGACCGCTTGGCCGGCTCGCTGGCGGTGGCGCGCTCAGCCGCCGTAGCGCGGCGATCCGACGTGGTACTGACGCCCTTGCCGGGGGCTTCGTCGCTGGACCACGGCTGGCGGCTGGCACTGGAGCCGGGGGACCAGCCGGGCCAGGACAATGCCGGATTGCTTGCTGTCGTCGAACTGCGCGATGCCTGCCTGCGCATCGCCCTGCGCTCGACCGCGCAAGGCAGCAATACGCTGCGCATGACAGCTGTGGGATACTCTCGCTCAGAGCAAGGCGGGTTTCTCGCCGCCACCTTCACCGTGACCTGCCGGGGCGAACAGCGGCAGCTAAGGCTCGGCGCCCACGGCCGCGTCCGCTTGTGCACGCCGGGGCAGGATGCCGATTGCGACGGCCTCGCACAGTCCGGGCCGCCCTGACACCTGATGACTGTAACCATATCCAACTCACCGCCCGCGCGGCAGGAAGCACCAGGCCTCATGTTCTCCGATACCGACCACGCAGCCATGGCACAGGCTCTCGCGCTCGCCGAGCGTGGCATGTACACCACCACGCCCAACCCGCGCGTTGGCTGCGTTTTGTCCAAGGATGGCAAGATCATCGGCCAGGGCTTCACCCAACCCGCCGGGCAGGATCACGCCGAGATCCAGGCACTCAAGGATGCCGCGGCGCGGGGGAACGATCCCAAGGGCGCCACGGCCTTTGTCACGCTCGAGCCCTGCAGCCATTTTGGCCGGACGCCGCCCTGCGCGGACGCGCTCGTGCGCGCCGGCATCGCGCGCGTGGTGGCCGCCATGGAGGACCCGAACCCGACGGTTTCGGGCCGTGGCTTGCAGCGGCTGCGCGAAGCCGGTGTGGACGTACGCTGCGGCCTGCTCGAAAAAGAAGCACGCGAGCTCAACATCGGCTTTGTCAACCGGATGACGCGCGGCCTGCCCTGGGTGCGTGTCAAGGTGGCCGCCTCGCTCGACGGCGGCACTGCGCTGCACGACGGCAGCAGCCAGTGGATTACCGGCCAGGCGGCGCGCGACGACGGTCACGCCTGGCGCGCGCGCGCCAGCGCTATCCTGACCGGCATCGGCACCGTGCGCGACGACAACCCGCAGCTCAATGTGCGTGCCGTGGACACGCCGCGCCAGCCTCAGCGCGTGGTGGTGGATTCCCGGCTGGAAATTCCCCTGGACGCGCGCCTGCTGACGCCGGACACCGGCGACTTTGCCAAGCCCGTGCTGGTGTTCTGCGCCTTTGACGATACCGCGCGCCGTCGCGCCCTGGAAGCACGCGGCGCGGAAGTGGTGGTGCTGCCCAATCCGCACGGCAAGGTGGAGTTGCGCCACATGCTGGAAGAACTCGGCCGACGCGGCATCAACGAGCTGCACGTGGAAGCCGGCTTCAAGCTTAACGGATCGCTGATCCGCGAGCATTGCGCAGACGAGTTGCTGATCTACCTCGCGCCCAAGCTGCTGGGCGACGCACAAGGCATGTTCCACTTGCCCCCCCTGGCGCGGCTGCAGGACGCCGCGGCCTTCCGCTGGCACGACGTGCGCATGATCGGCGAAGACCTGCGCCTGATCGCGCGCCGCGCCGATCACGTCTGATCGCCTGACGGCAAGCCGCGCGCAAAACGAATCCGCTGCGCACCTGCTAGCATGCGTGTTTTCCCATTGCATCAAGCACCGATCATGTTCACTGGCATTGTCGCGGCCGTCGGCCGCATCGAAACCGTATCCCCGCTGGGCAGCAGCGAAGCCGCAGCCGATGCCGGTGTGCGCCTGCGCATCCGTGCCAACGGGCTGGACCTGTCCGATGTCATCCTTGGCGACAGCATCGCCATCCAGGGTGCCTGCATGACGGTCATCGCGCTGGATGGCGACGCCTTCGACGTCGATGTCTCCCGCGAATCGCTCGACAAGACTGCTGGCCTGGACAAGCCCGGTCGGGTCAACCTGGAAAAGGCGCTGACCCTGGCCGACCGCCTCGGCGGCCACCTGGTCTCGGGCCATGTCGACGGGCTTGGCGAAGTCACCCACTTCGCGCCGGTGGGCGAGTCGCATGAACTGCGCGTGCGCGCCCCGCGCGAGCTGGGACGCTACCTGGCCTACAAGGGGTCAGTGGTGGTCAATGGCGTGTCGCTGACGGTCAACAAGGTCATCGACGACGACGATGGCTGCACGTTCTCGATCAACCTGATCCCCCACACGATCGAGGTCACCACGCTGCAAGACCTGAAGCCCGGCGCGCGCGTGAACCTGGAAATCGACCTGATCGCGCGGTACGTGGAGCGCATGTTGAGCGCGCCAAAACCCGCCTGACACGCGTCTTTTCGGCACCCAGGCGACCCGCCAAGGCCACCTGACTTCCCGTCGTCCGCCGCCGCACGCAGGGCCATCTGCATTGGCCCTGCTGGCGCCGCGCGCCCTGCGGTGCCTGGTTGACGTACAATATTGGGCCAGACCGCTGCCGCGGCCAGCCGGTATACCCCGAAGCGGCAGCCGGCCAGCAAGCCATCCCGCCCGAAATTCAGCCAGAATTCCAGCCCAAACCTCAGCCAGCTTCCCAGCCTGCAAGCTATGACAATCGCCCGTACAGAAGAAATCATTGCCGAAATCCGTGCCGGCCGCATGGTCATCTTGGTTGACGAGGAAGACCGCGAGAACGAGGGTGACCTGGTCCTGGCTGCCGATTTCGTCACACCGGAGGCGATCAACTTCATGGCCAAGTACGGCCGGGGCCTCATCTGCCTGACGTTGACCGCCGAACGCTGCCGCCAGCTCGAGCTGCAACCCATGGTGAGCCGCAACGGCACGGTGCACGGCACCAACTTCACGGTGTCGATCGAGGCAGCCGAAGGCGTCACGACCGGCATCTCGGCGGCCGACCGGGCCCGTACCGTGCAAGCTGCGGTAGCCAAGGATGCCC comes from the Cupriavidus basilensis genome and includes:
- a CDS encoding riboflavin synthase, which gives rise to MFTGIVAAVGRIETVSPLGSSEAAADAGVRLRIRANGLDLSDVILGDSIAIQGACMTVIALDGDAFDVDVSRESLDKTAGLDKPGRVNLEKALTLADRLGGHLVSGHVDGLGEVTHFAPVGESHELRVRAPRELGRYLAYKGSVVVNGVSLTVNKVIDDDDGCTFSINLIPHTIEVTTLQDLKPGARVNLEIDLIARYVERMLSAPKPA
- a CDS encoding PilW family protein, translating into MRARRPQGFSLIELMVGLALGLLVSALAVSAFHAVQVAYRTAVDLVLLEERGQRALAILSHLVRHSGWQPVGAVLPANAPPALSGRDDCGQPGVAALPTCTRRGVNGSDALLVRFGGSGRAQDPTLPDQTMIDCSGYALPAVSVGGSAGGAARAYAGESLIYIAIGADGEPQLLCRYASRRDGRVLEGSWTSGALVRGVEAMQLRYGIDTDGDGKADAFLRAEELRARGDAAWREVLVVQMALVLRGERPLALAAAPAVLTLFPPGAHAGAGLHADDLFFSPHDRPALMRRVFSASVRLRNTWPCRQTLC
- a CDS encoding pilus assembly protein, whose translation is MLSATVAPCLRRGNRAEGSTTLLLTATMLLLVAATTLAGLQFLLASRQVVTYQLEQEIAFRAAETALLDAEAELKAALGNGASGVDSRLAAWPPPGQCGAGTQRGLCRPAPGRPPPWLNWLDSRRPDETTGIAMGTFSGVTLPALPPGAAGAGAMPRYVAELMHERPPGEWLGSSYTPGTGQRLRFRITALGLGRDAAVRSLLQSEFQP
- a CDS encoding type IV pilin protein; its protein translation is MTPCHRPAGFTLLELLITLTVCAILMAMVIPAWHQHMERGRRAEARSALIGLMLDLERHALATMTFAAQPGGATAAGKWPRSVPAQAARPRHWINASACPGSGLAHCVELRAVPQTPDASCGTLILRSTGEWLSQPAFAAEPVPLPRAC
- the ribD gene encoding bifunctional diaminohydroxyphosphoribosylaminopyrimidine deaminase/5-amino-6-(5-phosphoribosylamino)uracil reductase RibD translates to MFSDTDHAAMAQALALAERGMYTTTPNPRVGCVLSKDGKIIGQGFTQPAGQDHAEIQALKDAAARGNDPKGATAFVTLEPCSHFGRTPPCADALVRAGIARVVAAMEDPNPTVSGRGLQRLREAGVDVRCGLLEKEARELNIGFVNRMTRGLPWVRVKVAASLDGGTALHDGSSQWITGQAARDDGHAWRARASAILTGIGTVRDDNPQLNVRAVDTPRQPQRVVVDSRLEIPLDARLLTPDTGDFAKPVLVFCAFDDTARRRALEARGAEVVVLPNPHGKVELRHMLEELGRRGINELHVEAGFKLNGSLIREHCADELLIYLAPKLLGDAQGMFHLPPLARLQDAAAFRWHDVRMIGEDLRLIARRADHV
- a CDS encoding GspH/FimT family pseudopilin, which encodes MAVLAILAALAFPSWQRLQARQQVMLAADRLAGSLAVARSAAVARRSDVVLTPLPGASSLDHGWRLALEPGDQPGQDNAGLLAVVELRDACLRIALRSTAQGSNTLRMTAVGYSRSEQGGFLAATFTVTCRGEQRQLRLGAHGRVRLCTPGQDADCDGLAQSGPP